Genomic window (Nicotiana sylvestris chromosome 7, ASM39365v2, whole genome shotgun sequence):
ACGACGAATTGATCGCAAAATTCTGTGGCAATCTTTCCAAAAGTAACACTAATAGAGACATGGACATAGAAACTCAAACATGCACCGTATGAAAAATAGTAGCGTTTGGACTATTTGTAAACGTTAGTAACTTATGCAAATAAGGTGTAGGGAACGTTGGCTTCTCTTTGTAGGTATTAGAATCTTTTTATATTATTATATAGGGTAATTAGGTTTTTGGGTATTTGCTAATTGCTCGAAGAATCTAACTGCAAACAACTATTACGTGATATGTGTTAAATGAAAGATCAAAATCTCTTTCTTATCAGAAACGgtgtggcaactcttcaaaataGCAGTATATTGGATTCTGTTCGTACgcttttttttaagaaaaaagaaaagtttAAGAAAAAGGTTAATAATAAGGATATTTTGGTAATTTAACTTTTAAGTTAGGGGCTCCTTTCTTAATCttgtttcaaagtttgcataCTTTGTTTAGTCTGTCATTGGTTTTGACAAAAGAGAATGTTGCAGATAATAACAATATATATAGCAAGTGTTTGGAAGTGGTATAGATTATATAGAGTGAGAGTATCAACAAGAGATCCGCAGCCTCAAAGTTAAAGAATCTGTCCGATGAacatttagtttaatttaatcaTTGTCCCTTGCTAATTTTACTGAGACATTAATGATACGAGGTGAAACTCTTATCTATACAGTACTATGTCTTTCGCGGGACTGTTGCAGATTTCTGAAATGATTGCACATTGTTGCAGGTGCTTCGATATTTTTCTGAGGAAACTAGAGACTCCTTATGGAGGAAATATTAGAAAAGACAGAATTTTCATACAAGAATTGTTCTGcatatatttttgaaaaaatgcagATGACGAAATGAAATCTGCAGTTGAAAAGTGGTCTCTGTTTTCTTTGATAGGGCGTAGTTGTGGCTGAGAGGAGCGTATTTTCTGTTGCTTTAGGCCTTAGGACTGCTGCACCAATTAAGTTCCAAATATATTGCCATGCATGCATGTTCAATTTCTATATATGATTGGCATGCTCTAATTAATGACCAATAAAACAAATTCATCTAGACAATACTACCCCCAAAATAGCATCCGTAGAAGTTCACGTCTATAAGTGTTCTCCGCATGAATCGCTAAAATTAGAGGAAGAGAGCAAAGCTGAACAGGTCTTACATTCTTCTGTCTATTAGTATAATTCAACATTTTTTCTACCTGTGACGTCCATTTTTTTCCCTTACCACCTCCTGCGCCGTTGTGTGCTTTCACACGGCATCAGCTGGTGGTGATCGATCCTTTTCCCTTCACCGGCCGCCTGCTTCCTCCGCTTtcctcttcccttttttttttttttttccgtcAATGTGATCCAAAATCTGAAAATATATTTAACAAAACGCCATTTCTTAAGAAACCATATTTAATAGTCCTCCATGGTTGTAACAAGCTGTAAAGGAATGCAAATTCCATGGAGGGCTATCTCTTGGGTCGCATTAGTCTTGTTTTTTCAAACATGTAGCGGGCAAGATTACGGCGGAGAGGAAAAACCGGCGGCACCGCCACCGGAACAAGAGCATTGTGATGGAATCTTTGTCACGTATAGTTTCGAGGGACGAGACAAAGTATACCCATTGGTGAAGAACATATCAGCACAAGCATGGTCATTTAAGTCCATGTTAACGGTGTTGAATACAGGGATTTATGAGCTGAAATCCTGGAAAGTTTTCGTGGGATTTCAGCATAATGAGTTGTTGGTATCCGCGGATGGAGCGGTTGCAATTGACGGAGATGGATTTCCTGTAAAAGTAGGTAAAAATGGTACAACATTGGCAGGGTATCCACAGTCCGATTTGAAAACGGCTATAGATACCGCAGGAGATTTTACTCAAATGTCTGCTCAAATCAGTATTAAGGGGACGCAATTTGGTCTCAAAGATAAAGCAACTCCTATGCCTAAAACAATCAAGCTTGTCAATGAGGGATACAAATGCCCTGCTCCTAAGCGTTATAGTACGTATGTCTTTCATGCTTTTGGTCTGAAAAGTTCATTTTTACCAGCATATAGATCCTTGGCACTGCACTTTAAATGATAGGAAGAAAaatgttttttccaatttaagcatTGGGTATTCGAAACCCAATAGTGCAATTACTCTAATACCTCTGAAACTCGGACCTAGTGACAGACAGCAGTGTTTTCGCCAAGaggattcaaaaaataaaaaagtaagcATGCGAAGAAGCTAAGGGGATTCaacatctaatatatatatatatactccctctgtttcaatttatttgaacttatttcctttttggtccgtgccaaaaagaatgacctctttccttatttggaaacaatttacttttatgcaatgatttatagccacacaaaatatatgtgcctcattttacaccataagttcaaaagtcttctctcttttcttaaactccgtgcccagtcaaatgggttcacataaattgaaacggagggagtataaggTAATTTTCGGCGAAGGAGGTTCGATTAAACCTTCTTCCGCCCACCTAGCTCCAACCCTGCTCGGACCCGATAACTCTGGTCAAGAATGAAGGGATTCCAATTATTCCACCATCTGTAGCGTAGGAATACATTTATTCTTGTAACAATGCATGCATTTACATTGCAGCGTTTATTATCTACCTTATAAGTAACACAAAGGCGTTGAAACTTTTGTAAAATCAAAGAACCAAATATTCCCATGGTTCTCTGATCATCAGATAATTCTGTCTCTCTCTTTCTCACGCAAACTAAAGGTTgtgtttctttcttcttttctgaaTTTCTCTTCCTCTTTTAACCTGTAACGCCTTTCCCCTCCTCCCTCTTCCAAAGAAACATGTGTTTTCTTTCAATATAATTGTGGAATGAACTTTTGGGTGAAATTTGCATTTTATGTATTACTATTATCCTGCTAGAAGGTTGACCTGTTAGCTCTTTTTGCAGCAAGTTATATGCATGTTTGCTGCACGAGGGATCCTAAATTCAAGGCCAAGAATGTGACCACCAAGTTCATGCCCCGTCGTTATGGAGATCTCTCCATAACTTACGATGTTCTATCAGCGTACACGAACAAGTACCAAGCCCAGGTCACTATTGATAATCTCAATCCTTTGGGCCGTCTTGATCATTGGAACTTAACGTGGGAGTGGATGAGAAATGAGTTCATTTACAGCATTAAAGGTGCCTATACTCACAAGAAAGACCCTTCTGAATGCATTTACGGACCCCAAGGACAATATTACAAGGATTTCGATTTCACTACTGTAATCAATTGCCAAAAGAAGCCACTCATTTCTGATTTGCCTAAGGAGAAAGCCGAGGATGATAAAGTTGGGAAATTACCTTATTGTTGCAGAAACGGGACTCTTTTGTCGCCTATCATGAATGAGACCCAAGCAAGATCCATTTTCCAGATGGAAGTTTTCAAACTCCCACCTGATTTAAACAGAACCGCCTTAAATCCGCCTCAGAACTGGAAAATTGAGGGTACAATTAATCCATCTTATCAATGTGGACCTCCAGTCAGAATAGATCCATCTGAATTTCCAGATCCTAATGGAATTGGAATTATCACTACAGCAGTAGCTAGCTGGCAAATTACTTGTAACATTACTCGTCCGAAGCCCAAAGGAGCCAAATGCTGTGTTTCTTTCTCTGCTTATTATGCAGATTCTGTTATCCCATGCAGCACTTGCGCCTGCGGCTGTGAACAGATGTCTAAATGTGACGCGAATAGAAAGCCGCTGCTTCTTCCTCCTGAAGCACTTCTTGTCCCTTTTGAAAATAGAGAGGAAAAGGCTAAAGCTTGGAACGATATCAAACATTTAGGTCCTCTGCCCAAGAAACTACCTTGTCCTGATAATTGCGGGGTGAGCATTAATTGGCATGTGGATAGTGATTACAAGAGTGGATGGACTGCTAGAATAACTCTATTCAATTGGGGAGATGATGCTTTTGAAGATTGGTTTACAGCAAttcaaatgaagaaagatatagctAGTGGCTATGAAAATGTTTATTCTTTCAATGGGACAAAGCTGCCTAGTAGGAACAACACTATATTTATGCAAGGGTTGCCTGGTTTGAATTTCTTGGTTGGAGAAGTTAAGGGTAGTAATCCTAATAAAGATCCAAGAGTGCCTGGAAAACAACAATCTGTTATTTCTTTCTTAAAGAAATACACACCACATATTAATGTTGCAGCTGGTGATGGATTCCCTGCTAAGGTGTTTTTCAATGGGGAAGAATGTGCTCTTCCACCAGACTTGCCCAGCATTGCATCATTTAAATCCAAAGTTGGTTTGTTGCCTGCAGTTTTGCTTGCTCTCTtcacttttcttcttttgacggATTGGTTACACTGATCATCATCTTCCACCTTACGAGCTGGTATGATCCCAATTCAAGAAATCACTCACTTGTTTTTTAatatactttttggtcaaattTTACTGCTCCCATTGTCTCATTTTGTGTGACATACTTTTCTTTTAATTCGTCTAACAAAGATTGTCACAATTTTATATGCTCAAGTTGTTTAATATATCATTCTCACTTTACAATCTTAATGATATGATTTGTTAGGAATCATTTTCATAAAAGTTTATATTTTTATGATAAGAAAGAAGCATGAGAGGACTTGTAGACTCTTACCACTATACATTAATTTGTTTTTCAAACTTGGTGTCTTAGTCAAACAAATGGGGGAGTATATTATTCAATCTTTGCCCTTTTTTTTCATGAGTAGCATTATTGTCCACTGATGCTTTGTCATCTATATATTACCACAAGGTTTGTGTCTTGCACTTTTCTAGAGGCAATGGCCATGAAGAGCTGGGAGTGTAATGAAGAGAACAGGAAAAGCGACCATTGGATGATTCTGAAGTTGCAGACTGTAATCAAGTTGACacatcaaaagaagaaaagaaaagaaaagaaaagaaaaagatgttGTATGATAGATGAATTTGCTCGTTTATATCtctttaaatttaaatttaaaatgaaaGTCCATTGCTTGTCTTGTTTAGTGAACTTTGGGTGATGAGAATTGGATGTTGTTGATTCATTTTGATGTTCTTCAAAAGAAGTTTACAAGTGTGGCATTGATAGGCTTTAGATTTTGATGCTGACTATACTTATAGTTCTTCTGTGTAtttataaacatggtttaaaAGGCGTTTTCGAGGCGAGCCCTGGGGCGAGACACACCAAAAATGCCCCGAGGCGATGGTGTGGGGCTAAAGTCTCAAGAGGCGTACGCCCAGCAATTCGGGGCGTATGCCCTGGCGTTTGAGGCGCATATTTGTAGAGAGGTGTGTAAAGATTGAGAGGTAAACAACAATAGtggagctcaagcttgagctccaATGGTAGAACCCTAGAAGCTTCTCGAAGGAGAGAATGAGAATGAGAGAAGGATGGGAGCAAAAATGAATTAATTGAACTGAAAATGTTATCTGTACAAGACATACATATATACACTACACGTGAGCCACATGTGAGGGCACTAACTAACAAACATAGAAGTTAACTAAAGCTAACTAACATACTTATTAGTATTTACACATATAATTAAAACAATATCTCAATACCCACCCCCCTCAAGTTGGAAGTGAGGTTGTCACTGCCAACTTGCTCATAACTGTGGCATGCTTGACTCCAGTAAGGGCCTTGGTTAGGACATCAGCTAGCTGACAATCAGTTCCAACATGATGAAGAGATACTAGTCCTTCTTGTAGCTTGTCTCTCACAAAGTGGCAATCGACCTCAATATGTTTGGTGCGTTCATGAAACACAGGATTGCGGGCAATGTGTAGAGCTGATTGGCTATCACAGAACACTGGGACAAGTTTAGGGAAATGGACTGTCAGCTCATCAAACAACCTGTACAACCAAGTAAGCTCACCAACAACATTTCTTAGGGCTCTATACTCAGCTTCAATAGATGAGAGGGATACAGTGGCTTGTTTCTTAGACTTCCAGCTGATAGGACTATCACCATGGAGCACCAGATATCCAGTAACAGATTTCCTAGAATCTGGGCAAGCTACCATGTCGGAATTACAATACCCTTTAACAATACAATCAGAACTAGCAGATATAAAAACCACAAGGTTAGGATCAGTCTTCAAGTATCTAAGCAAATGGTAAGCAACCTTCAAGTGAGGTTCCCTGGGATCTTGCATGAATTGACTAAGGTGTTGCACACTATATGCAATGTCTAGTCTCGTATTTGTGAGGAAATTCAATTTACCTACCAGAGTCCTATAGATAGAAGGATCTTTCAGAGGCATACTTTCCTTAGCTTTTAGTTTAACATTAGGATCCAATGGTGAGCTGAAAGTACTACAATGAAGGCTTTCATACTCCTTCAGTAGATCAAGTGCAAACTTCCTTTGGGAGATTATAGTACCATCATCCTTGTAGAGAACTTCTAAGCCTAGGAAATAGTGTAATCTTCCCAAATCCTTGATCGTAAACTGAGCATGTAGAAAAGCTTTCAACAAAGTAATTTCTTTTGAATTGTTACCTGTAATAATtacatcatcaacataaacagcaacaAAGATAACAGGGGAGTCAGTCTTCTTGTACAACAGAGAATAGTCATTAAGGGAGTGAACATATCCTTTAGAACACAGAGCCTCAGCTAGTTTAGCATACCACTGTCGACTGGCCTGTTTCAAGTCATATAGTGATTTGTTCAGTTTACACACTAGCCAAGGTTTATCAACTAATACGACAGGAGGTAGATCCATATACACTTCCTCATGGAGATCTCTATGAAGGAAGGCATTATTTACATCAAGTTGAAAAATCCCCCAATGTTTCTTTATTGCAGTTTCTATAAGTGCCCTGATAGTGGTAATTTTCACAACTGGTGAGAAGGTCTCAATATAGTCAATACCAGCTTGTTGAGTATACCCTTTCACCACCAACCTGACATTGAACCTCTCAACACTACCATCAGCTTTGTGCTTGATTTTATATACCCATCTACAACATAATGGTTTCTTTCCTATAGGTAAGGGAACTAAGTCCCAGGTCTGATTAGCATGGAATGCCTCAAACTCTAATGTCATGGCTGCTTGCCAAGTAGGATCTAAAGCTGAATATTCATAAGAATTTGGCTCATTATCATGACAaatactttgcacaagatgctgaCCATTAGGAACTAGAGAGGTGAAGGACACATGGTGGTGTTCAGAAAAAAGAGCACTAAGGGAAAAAGGAGAATCTAGAGTGGATATGGGTGCAGAAGATGTTGAGACAAATGCCGGATGTGTGTCAGGGTATAGGTTAGGCATGGAACATACATAAACTTTCAAATGCACTTGAAGGTGATGTTCTCTAGTAGATCTTCTAAGTATTTGGTTGACTTCAGTTAAAGATGGTGAAGGTGAAGGAATAACTTGTGATGGATTACTGGGAGAATGTATAGCTGAGTTGTCTATAGGTGAGGCTATAGAGGAGACATCAGCAGTACCTGTTAATGGTTGAGAAGTATGAGTGTCAGAATAGGTATGAATATCAGAATGTGCCTCAGTGAGTGGTATATCATGTATAGGAGAGGTAGAATCAAGAACTGGAGGAAAGTAAGAAGAGGAATCAGATACAATAGCAAAAGGAAAGATATGCTCATGAAAGATTACATCCCTGGAAACATGAATCTTCTTAGTGGCCAAATTGAGAACTTTGTACCTTTTTGTCTCATAAGGATATCCTACATAGACATGGGGAGTGGTTCTAGGTTCAAATTTATCTCTATGAATCTTGGGTATAGTAAAACATAGGCAACCAAAACTTCTGAGGTGGAATAGGTTGATTTTTTTATTGTAAAGGACTTCAATTGTGCATTTGTTTTTTAGATAAGTAGTGGGGAGTCTGTTCATAATATGAGTGGCAGCCAATACCCACTCACCCCAATACTGTAAAGGTAATTTGGACTGGAAGAGGAGTGCCCTGGCAGTTTTCCAAAGGTACCTATATTTTCTTTCtatgaccccattttgttgaggagtgtaGGGACATACTTTGATGAATAATCCCTTTTGACTGAAATAAGGATGAGGTTTCTGTATTCACAAACTATGAACCATTGTCTGACCTAAGGTACCTTATATTTGTTTTGAAGTGAGTTTCAACTAATGATATGAACCCTTTGATAACTTGTAATGTATTGCTCTTATTGGTCAAGAGGTGGGTCCAGGTGGCCGTACTATAGTCATCTACTATAGTGATAAAGTATTTATAGTTGTCATGAGTGGCCACATGGTAGGTCCCTAGAGGTCCACACGAAGAAGTTCAAAAGGAAAAGTTGTGGTACTGGTTATGTGGGGGAAAGTAAGTTTAGGTTGCCTAGCCATGGGACAAATAAAGCAGAGAAAAGGTTTCTTAGTTGAGAATTGAATAGGAATGGAGGATATCTCCCTCATCTTGACAAAAGGGACATGTCCCCATCTATAATGTCGCAGTAAGCCAGCTTGATTCATATTAGACAAGAAAGAATGTGATGAAATGCATTGAGTTTTATTACCAATGGAACTATTTACAATTGAGTATGAATTGCAAGTGGAAACATTTACAGGTGAATCAAAATGTTAACAGTGCAAGCTATTTACATCAGAGGTCTTAGACAAAGCAGAATTTGAAAGAGACAAAAAGACAGGTGAAGTTGAGCAGGAGTTCTTCAAACAACTTGAACAAAAGAGGTACAAGCCATCCTTGACCTTACCAATCTCCAGAGGCCTCTTCATTGAAGGGGCCTACAGTAGACATAGAAAGTCAGAAAAAGCTACTAGACCTTTGAACTGAGAAGCTAAAGAATGTATTGAAATAAGATTgtatttgaaagaaggaacatAAAGGACTCTCTAAAAGATAATGTTTGATGCAAGAGTAATTGTTCCAATTTCAATGACTTTAACTCTAGCCGTTTGTTAAAGTAATCAACATAGGATACACTAAGGTTTTAATGTGAGTACGCAAGGATTTGTTGAAGGTCATATGATTAGAAGCCCATGAATCTAGAATCCAAATGTCAGCTCTTGACTTAAAGCACTTACATGACAACAGTCCAAAATCAACAGAGAGAACAGATACAGAGCAAGCTAAAATATCTGCAAAATTCACATTTCCACCATTAGTGCTATTGTCTAAGTTATCTCCAGCAGAGCTAGTCTGAAAATGCTGGAGTAGAGTCACCAATTGTCCATATTGCTCTTTAGTAAGACTAACATTAGAGTTGTTGCTTTGGGGATGCATTTCCTCACCATTCACAGGAAAAGTGCCAACTAGAGTGCTATGTACATTTCCTGCAGTTCTCTTGCCTTTATTATACCTAGGGTTGTGATTGAAGTCTTGAGGATAACTGTGGAGCTTGAAGCATTTGTCTTTGGTATGACCAGCACGCTTGCAGTAGTCACAAAAAAGACGAGGTCTACTAGTAGAGGAGTAGTTATTTGGAGAGTAATTAGTTCTGAAACTATTGTTATGCATAGGTGCCCTGTTTAGGCTACCATGTGTAGGGACATTGGCATTTAGAGAGATAGATTCCATCACGAGCTGATTCTGCAATTTCACTTCTCTTTGTTTTTCCTTCTGAATGAACAAAGAAAAGGCCTGTGCCATGGAGGGTAAAGGATTCATCATAAGTATACTGTCC
Coding sequences:
- the LOC104243253 gene encoding COBRA-like protein 10 gives rise to the protein MVVTSCKGMQIPWRAISWVALVLFFQTCSGQDYGGEEKPAAPPPEQEHCDGIFVTYSFEGRDKVYPLVKNISAQAWSFKSMLTVLNTGIYELKSWKVFVGFQHNELLVSADGAVAIDGDGFPVKVGKNGTTLAGYPQSDLKTAIDTAGDFTQMSAQISIKGTQFGLKDKATPMPKTIKLVNEGYKCPAPKRYTSYMHVCCTRDPKFKAKNVTTKFMPRRYGDLSITYDVLSAYTNKYQAQVTIDNLNPLGRLDHWNLTWEWMRNEFIYSIKGAYTHKKDPSECIYGPQGQYYKDFDFTTVINCQKKPLISDLPKEKAEDDKVGKLPYCCRNGTLLSPIMNETQARSIFQMEVFKLPPDLNRTALNPPQNWKIEGTINPSYQCGPPVRIDPSEFPDPNGIGIITTAVASWQITCNITRPKPKGAKCCVSFSAYYADSVIPCSTCACGCEQMSKCDANRKPLLLPPEALLVPFENREEKAKAWNDIKHLGPLPKKLPCPDNCGVSINWHVDSDYKSGWTARITLFNWGDDAFEDWFTAIQMKKDIASGYENVYSFNGTKLPSRNNTIFMQGLPGLNFLVGEVKGSNPNKDPRVPGKQQSVISFLKKYTPHINVAAGDGFPAKVFFNGEECALPPDLPSIASFKSKVGLLPAVLLALFTFLLLTDWLH